The sequence TATTTTTATCAAGTGGCAAAGTATATGGGAACCCTGATACTATGCCCATCAAAGAAGATGATCCATTAAAACCAAACACGCCTTATGGCAAAGATAAGGTCAAAGCTGAAAAACTTTGTTTAAAATTTGCTGAGGAAGGATTGCCGGTTACTATCGTTCGACCAACCATTATTACTGGTCCGGGAGTGGACGATGCTATGATATTAATTATTTTATATATGGCATTGGCCATGGGCGATTCTAATCGTTTATATATTGCGGGTGATGGTGATTCCCGGTATCAGCTTGTACATCCTGATGATGTTGTTACAGCCTTATTATCTATCAAAAATAAAGATATCGCCAAAGGGAAAATATATAATATTGGCTCTGATAATGTACCAACTCAGCTGGAACAGGTTGTCAAGGTTAAAGAGATAGCACAGTTGGATTGCCAAATTAAACATATAACACCTATTTTTACCAGGATCCTATCGATTGTACTGAGGCCGTTACATATTCATTATTTACGCAAAGACCATGTCCAGTTTATATTATCAAATTTTGTTCTTGATTGTAATAAAATTAAAGAGGAACTAAACTGGTGGCCCAAAAAAACTAATATTGAGATATGGGCAGAAACTATTGAGTGGTATAGAAGAGAAAAACTATAGCATATATATAGCGTTTAAAATCAACGTTAGGAAATTTCTTACTTGGTTTTTATTATAAATTTTTTTAGTTTATGTACTATATCTTTAATCAACTGCAGCAGTTTTATAAAAAGAACTCGCAGGAATTGACCTATATTTCCTTCGCCTAAATCTGAAGTGAGCAGCATCTGAGCTTTACGTATATCTTCTGTTGATAATGGTGTCTGAGACATTTTCATTTCCTTCAGCTTTTCCTTAAGCTGCTTTTTAGATAGTTTCAGTGTTTCTTTATCAGAAAATCTCCCCGTTTCCATTACTAGCTGTAATAATGAAGGATCTGCTAAAATATCTTGTGTGATTTTCTGCAATTTATATGCACATCGCTTCAAAATTGGATTAGTAGCATTCTTTTTGTTTTCTAGCAGCAGGGATACATATTGTGACAGAAAGTATGCCTGTTTGAAGAGCTTTTTCCTTTCTTCAAGAGTTTTAGTGTCAAAGTCAATTCGTGAAAAATCATCAACAGCAGTTTCAATTGCATCTAATTTTTCATCAGTAAGCTCATAAAGCGAGGATGGGTCAAGATCGGGTATTTCCACAAAACGATGTGAAATTTCTTTTAAGTCCTTAAACATTGTTTCGGAGTATTCTAAAATATACCTGTAAGCACGCTTCTGCAGTGGAGTTAATGCCTCTTCTCCTTCCTGTGACTTTTCCATCTTTTGCTGAATTTCTTTTATATTCAGTGCGGTGGGGTCAAATTTTATTTTATTAGCATCAAATGTTTTCTTCATTTCAAAGTAGTCAGGTTCTGCTAGGTCACGGCCAATTTTTAAAATATTTAATTTAATATCACCTAATTTTTCTTTCATCAAGTATTTATCTATCTTACTAATACCATCGGTTACTACAAGTATTTCAGCGTTGAGCATATCTTTATCATAATGGATATCGTCGATTGCCTGAAACACAGCCTGCTGTAAATTAGTACTGGTGCCCCCAGTAGTAGTAAGTAACACTCGTTCAATCAAAAACGGAAAATCTTCCTTTTTTTCTATCTTAAATAAATCTCCAGGTTTTGAGTCAAACGGTCTGTAAAAAATCTTAGCGTTACTGTTGAGCTTACGCCGCAGGAACTCTGCAACAAGACATTTGGAAAAAAATGACCGCATCCTAATTTCCATTGAGCGTGAACGGTCTAATAGCAGATAAAATTTCTGGTCAAAACGATTTGCCTGCCGTCCACTTTCATCCTGCAATGTTGATATAGGTTTGAACGTGTCAGCTTTCTCTTCATAAAATTTTTGCACAAGAAGCTCGTGCTTGAAAAGTTTGATATCAAAGATGT is a genomic window of Spirochaetota bacterium containing:
- a CDS encoding NAD(P)-dependent oxidoreductase, which gives rise to MILVTGCNSLIGRTLVTKLVHDGQQVKAIDMWKDTKLPESVTFFQSNLLDTDSIEEAMEDVDTVFHLMEVEDASYYGRRFMKKVNVKGTENLLKVASEKNVQHFIFLSSGKVYGNPDTMPIKEDDPLKPNTPYGKDKVKAEKLCLKFAEEGLPVTIVRPTIITGPGVDDAMILIILYMALAMGDSNRLYIAGDGDSRYQLVHPDDVVTALLSIKNKDIAKGKIYNIGSDNVPTQLEQVVKVKEIAQLDCQIKHITPIFTRILSIVLRPLHIHYLRKDHVQFILSNFVLDCNKIKEELNWWPKKTNIEIWAETIEWYRREKL